DNA from Homo sapiens chromosome 1, GRCh38.p14 Primary Assembly:
AGGTCTGGGTGCCTTCCTGGTGGCTTCCCAGACTCCTCTCCACACCTCATCCCGAGGCCCTGACCTTGCCCTCGGCCCTCCCTCACaatctcctcccttcccttccatccCCCAGAACAACAAGCTGGAGAAGATCCCCCCGGGGGCCTTCAGCGAGCTGAGCAGCCTGCGCGAGCTATACCTGCAGAACAACTACCTGACTGACGAGGGCCTGGACAACGAGACCTTCTGGTGAGTCCTTGTCTCACCAGGTCCTTGGCGTGACCACGGGGCCCGGGAAGCTCCTTCAGGGCCAACcatccagcccagcccagcccctcacGCACGTCCCCTGCCCACCTTCCCTGGAGAAGGAACTTTAAGCCTTGTGCCTCTGTTGACATTTCTGTCCCTGGGAACAAGGACTATGTAGAAGTAAGGCCTTCCAAGATTCCAGTGAGGCAAAGAAGCGTTGGTGGAGGCTGGCTTCTTGGTGCGAAATACAGACTCGGGcattcttgctgaaggcaaatgcattttcatttttctaagggACCAGGGTAGCCATAAAAGGCTATCAAAAGGTTAAATAGTGGTCTTCAAGTAAACTCCTGTGTGTCAGAAAATGCCGGATCCTTCCTACACCAGAATATCATTGAGTCAACCCAAGGAGCAAGGACTGAGGGCCCACAGTCAgtgagcagcagagctgggaggaGCTAGTGGCAATTCCCCAGCCACATCTCTTGGGAATCATGGTGGAAACGAGCACAATGTGGGCTCTTGCCAACCGTCCTAattccctccctgccccaggaAGCTCTCCAGCCTGGAGTACCTGGATCTGTCCAGCAACAACCTGTCTCGGGTCCCAGCTGGGCTGCCGCGCAGCCTGGTGCTGCTGCACTTGGAGAAGAACGCCATCCGGAGCGTGGACGCGAATGTGCTGACCCCCATCCGCAGCCTGGAGTACCTGCTGCTGCACAGCAACCAGCTGCGGGAGCAGGGCATCCACCCACTGGCCTTCCAGGGCCTCAAGCGGTTGCACACGGTGCACCTGTACAACAACGCGCTGGAGCGCGTGCCCAGTGGCCTGCCTCGCCGCGTGCGCACCCTCATGATCCTGCACAACCAGATCACAGGCATTGGCCGCGAAGACTTTGCCACCACCTACTTCCTGGAGGAGCTCAACCTCAGCTACAACCGCATCACCAGCCCGCAGGTGCACCGCGACGCCTTCCGCAAGCTGCGCCTGCTGCGCTCGCTGGACCTGTCGGGCAACCGGCTGCACACGCTGCCACCTGGGCTGCCTCGAAATGTCCATGTGCTGAAGGTCAAGCGCAATGAGCTGGCTGCCTTGGCACGAGGGGCGCTGGTGGGCATGGCTCAGCTGCGTGAGCTGTACCTCACCAGCAACCGACTGCGCAGCCGAGCCCTGGGCCCCCGTGCCTGGGTGGACCTCGCCCATCTGCAGGTAAGCGGAAGGGAGGGGGCTGAGCCATGCCCATGGAGGGGGGTACTGGCATGGCTGCCCTGAGCCCACCTGTCTGAAGGGTGAGGAGAAGGGCTGGGTGGTGAGGGAGGTTCCTCTGGTATGGCCAGGCTGAGCTCATTCACCTTCAGGTATCTGCTGGAGATGCTGGCTAAGGCGAAGCTAGGCCTtaggggaggcaggaggtgggtcAGGCAGAGGGTGTGGCTGGCATGCCAGGGTGAGCCCAGCCCACCTGCAGGTACAAGAGTGAGGGGCAGAGTACAGGTGGTATGACCGAGCTGAGCTCATCACCTGCAGATACAGGTTTGAGAAGGGCTGTGGAGGTAAGGAAGGTCATGGCTGCAGGTAGGGGCCCTAGGCTCAGGAGGACCGGGGGCCAGTTCGGGTGGTATGTATGGGAGAGTCAAGCTCACCCCTTTGCAGGCACAGGAGTAGGTATGTGGAGAAGGCTGGGCTTTGggatgggaggcagaggggacagcCTGAGCTGTGGGCCCACCTCACCAGTCTGCagagggctggaggtggggatcTACTCATGCTTTCTGAGGCTGGCCAGTCGATGTGGCTGCTGTGACCACATGGTCAGAATTAGGCAGGGATGCCTGGGCACATAGTTCACTTTGGTAACAAAACCCCCAACTCAACCAGTGTGGGTGAAAGAGAAATCCACTCTatacgctggctcatgcctgaatctcAGCagttagagaggctgaggcaggaggatcacttgagcccaggagtttgaggcttgcccgggcaacataatgagacctcatctctacaaaaaaataaacttaaaaaaatttagccccgtgcagtggcatgcatctcaccctggggggctgaggtgggaggatcacttgagcctaaggaagatagagctggcagtgagctatgatcacgctacAGCACTCAatcctggacgacagagtgagacgctgtctcaaattaaaaaaaaaaaaaaaaaaaaggaaactcatcagagaacctgggagggagggtggggtgCTGCCAGTTTAGGCACTGCCCAGTGGCTTCAGCGGCTCCCTGTGGGAACCCACTTTCCTGACTGCCCTCCCCTGGATGCCAGGCATGTGATGATCTGAGACAGAATGGCCTGGGGCCTGGCTGTTGTGCTGGGGTCACTGTGGGTCTCACACCGTTGCTCCTGACCTCTGCACGTGTGGCCCCTGAGGTCCATAAGTGAGCAGTCCCACTCAAGCAGCTCCCACTGCACCCATCCAGGGCCAGTGGGGTGAGATTCAGAGTCTGGGGGATCCCTGGGCTCTGCCCATTTGAGATCTTTGGGAATGACCAAGTCTAATGGGAATGACAAGTGTGTCAGGAGATAGGACTGTGACACCCAAACatcttggctgtgggtttatGTGGGAAGGCACAAGAAGCTGGGTAGGACGTTCATCAATTAGAATAAGGGTTTGGAGTCAGGCACACCCGGCTACAGCCTTTTATAGGTTATGTGACCTTGGAAagatcacttaacctctctgagcctctatttCCCAATCTGGGAAGTGGGGATAATTATAGACACCCCCCCTCCTCCACACAGGGTTATTGTTAGATTTAGATAGGCTGGGGGCTTGGTGGGAGTTTTGTAAGCTGTTAAGTGCTTTGCACAGGTGGGAGTCCCTGACTCCCTTGGTCACCCCTGCAGCTGCTGGACATCGCCGGGAATCAGCTCACAGAGATCCCCGAGGGGCTCCCCGAGTCACTTGAGTACCTGTACCTGCAGAACAACAAGATTAGTGCGGTGCCCGCCAATGCCTTCGACTCCACGCCCAACCTCAAGGGGATCTTTCTCAGGTAGGAGCCCACTCGCGGCCCTGTACACACCCCCGTGGGGCCCACCCTGGCTCCAACGGGACAGTTGATGCACGTGGGAACAGCTTGGCTCCACTGCTGCCTGTGTAACCACGGCTCAGATCTCAAGGGTGGGGACAGTCCTGGCCAGGCCCGATATGGTTCCTAGGTTTGTAAAAGGGCTTTGGAAACGTTAGAAGCCAGTGCGCATGGGCGTTGTGAATGTTACTGTGGCAGAAAGGATGCTGGACAGCATCTTCCTGGTTTGCAGCTGAGAGAGCTGAGGCCCTGAGAGCACAGGTGACTGCTGTGTCTGCAGCCATCCAGGCTGGGTCCGGGCCTCACACTCAGGAATAGAtgttcaggccctccctggcttcTGGGGCTAAGAGATGGGGATTTGGAGTGATTCGGGGGATGCAGCTCCCTGAGGATATGAGGGGCTTCCATGCAGCAGAGCCAGGGTGGTTCTTCCCAGCACTTCCCACAATCCCTGCCCCCAAATCAGAGAGAAGGAGACAAGGCAGAGATGAGTGTGCTCCCAGGAGCTCGGTTGCCCAGAAAGCCCTGGGCTCGATGATATCAGGGTGGCTTGACATGTGCCTCAGGCATCTGCAGGGTAGCTGAAGCACAGAGAGTGAGGGGCCTGAGATCAGAGCCACAGCCTCCACCTTTCCACCCCTGAGTGTGGCCCTGGCCTGGCTCAGCGCTGGCCTTGCCTTTGTGCCACTCCACATCAGGCACTGCGGTGACCCCTGGCTACCGCAGCCCAGGAGCCTCAGGCCTTGGGGTTAATGCCAGGGATGGCATAGAGACAGCTCCCAAAGTTGTGGCTTCCAAAATAGCAGTGAGAGTGTGCGCAGAGAGAGACCCCTCACTTTGCAGAGACTGGCCCAGAGCCAGCCCCACCACAAGCTGCAGCTGCCCTGACCGGCCTGTACCTTCCATCATGTACTGCGCTCTCAGCCCCTGGCCTTTCCCGCCTGCTGCACCACTTTCCGGGAGGGCCATTCCCTCCCCTGTTACCTTCTGGAGAGGCCAGTCGGGGGAAGGGAGGGTTCCTTGGGGGTTGGGCTCCTGGCATTGACTGCCTCGATGCTCACACAGGTTTAACAAGCTGGCTGTGGGCTCCGTGGTGGACAGTGCCTTCCGGAGGCTGAAGCACCTGCAGGTCTTGGACATTGAAGGCAACTTAGAGTTTGGTGACATTTCCAAGGACCGTGGCCGCttggggaaggaaaaggaggaggaggaagaggaggaggaggaggaagaggaaacaaGATAGTGACAAGGTGATGCAGATGTGACCTAGGTATGTGGCCTGTATGGGGCAGCACTCACTTCTGCTCCCTGCATTTTCCCCTTCCTGACCCTGGTAGAGGGTCTTTCTGTCCATTCTTCACCCTCTCGCCTCTGCTTCATCCACCCATTTAGCAAATTTATAAGAGCACTTGGGATGTACCAGGCCGTGGGTGAAAGGTTGAAGCCTACGGGAGGCCCACACCTTCCAGAAGATTCTCACCCAGCATGAGGGTGCTGTCACGGGAGTGACCGGGGGGCACTGGACATGTGGGTCGGGGCTCAGGAGTGAGGTCTGGTCTGGAGAGAGGGATCCAGGCATTGTTAGCCTTGAAACAATCACTCAAGCTGCAGGGGGCTGGGGAAGCTTGCCATGGGAGAGTGAGTGAGGGGGGCAGGTGACTGagacagagcagttaggaaaggAGGTAGGAAAACCCCAGACTGCCGTGGGCAGAGGGCATTTGCACATGTATGTAACACAGGCACctacatgtgcacatgcacacaaatgcacACGGATGCACCAACACACATACATTCATGTGCACACACGTCTCAACATGTACACACATCCACAAACCATGCACAGGCagaacacacacaccacacacatgcacacagacacacatacatgctTGTACCCCATGACACATTTGCATGCCTAGACTATGTACATACGTGCACACacgtgtgtacatgcatgtgagTACATGCACACAAAACACCCATGCGTACCCACGTATACGGGCCCTTACATGCACAcctgcatgcacacatgtacacatgatGCGTGCATGCACAGGCCTGTCTAGAAGTGGGGACTTGGCTGTGTCAGTGCTGCTGAGGGGCTGAGGGAACTGAGCACTGAGGGAGCTGACCACTGCGGAGCGCCCACTGGATTTTTCCACCTGGAGGCTGTCTGTGACTTTGTAGCAGCAGGGGAAGCTGGGATGAGAAGAGCAGCTGGAAAGGAAGTGGGTCCAGGCACTGCAGACCAGCCTTTTGAGAAGTTTGGCTGTGAGAGATGAGAGAGGGCAGAGGTGGGAATGGAGTGTGAAGTTCAGGAAACGCTCATTTTCTGAGCCTCACAGGAAGCAAAGGCCTCTCGAGGGGAGCCCTGTGTGAGGGGCTCTGGCAAGATGCCCCGACACACACATGCATCTTCCACACGCACCCTCTTAAAGGAGGGGGCTGGCTTGGGTGCTGGTGGGAAGAGGCTGGCCTGGAGGGGGAGTCACCGATGTAGGAAAGAGCTGGCTTTGAGGGCCCCTGTGGGAATGGTAGAAGTTGCTGGCTTTAGCAGGAGGAACAAAGGGCAGGGTGGCTGCTGTCACAGGCAGATTGGTGGCTTGGTGGCCAGATGTGAAGCCATGTCAGCCGGATCCCTCCAGTCTTCCGTTTTCTCTGTGCAGCAGGGAGGTTCTCCGCAGACCAAAGGTATGGAGAAAATGGACAGGTGGATCCACCCACAGCTGAGTTTTTCAGCCAAGAGTTCAGGACAGGAGGGCAAGGAACAAGGGAGTGTGTTGGCCGGAGGCTGGCTGCAGGCATGGGTCCTGGGGTCAGGTTGGGTAGGGAAGGAGGTGCAGATAGGAGGGCTGGTGGGCAGGGACTCAGAGAAAGACATTGGAGAGGAGCCAGGAGCGGCTGTGTGGtcggaggagagaggagagctgGTGAGGAGTGAGCCAGGCTGGGGGTCACAGGGCCAGGACGTAGCCGTGGGAGGGGCTGCCGGGCCACTGTTGAGTGTTGACTGAAGTAGGGCCTGGGACGAAGAGGAACCAGAGGGGGCTGTTGAGGGCCACTTgggtgggtgacagagggagctGGGAGAAGGGCGCAAGTTGATGGTGAGAGAAGAGTGTGCACAGAGTTGGGTATCCGCAAGTGTGGAGGGGCTGGCAAGAGGCTGAGCTTGGGGGTCACCTTCCCCAGCTCCCAGGGCCCGGGAGTATGAAGGTAGAGCTGGTTCTCTGAGGTGTTGTCCTCACACAGAGTTGGGGTGGGTGACAGGGTGACTGGCCATCCAGTGGGGACACCACAGCCCTCATGAGGGGCTGTGGAGTCCTGGGGTGGGTGAGAATCTGCCCCATCTCAGGTCAGTTGAGTGGGGCTCTGGGAGAAGCCCTGGGGAGTGGCTGGTGGGACCCAAAGGCCTTCTGGCACCCCGCTGGCTCTGGGCTCCCAGGGCCAACGCTCCCTCCCTACTCATAGTAGCCTGGCCTTTCCAGAGCCCCCTCCAGCAGGGCTCCCCACAGCAGGTCCCCTCAGGCTgcttgggctggtgggtctgcCCTGAGCTGGCCCCTGACTCTCTTACATGTTCCACAGGACGATGGACCGCCGGACTCTTTTCTGCAGCACACGCCTGTGTGCTGTGAGCCCCCCACTCTGCCGtgctcacacagacacacccagctGCACACATGAGGCATCCCACATGACACGGGCTGACACAGTCTCATATCCCCACCCCTTCCCACGGCGTGTCCCACGgccagacacatgcacacacatcacaccCTCAAACACCCAGCTCAGCCACACACAACTACCCTCCAAACCACCACAGTCTCTGTCACACCCCCACTACCGCTGCCACGCCCTCTGAATCATGCAGGGAAGGGTCTGCCCCTGCCCTGGCACACACAGGCACCCATTCCCTCCCCCTGCTGACATGTGTATGCGTatgcatacacaccacacacacacacatgcacaagtcATGTGCGAACAGCCCTCCAAAGCCTATGCCACAGACAGCTCTTGCCCCAGCCAGAATCAGCCATAGCAGCTCGCCGTCTGCCCTGTCCATCTGTCCGTCCGTTCCCTGGAGAAGACACAAGGGTATCCATGCTCTGTGGCCAGGTGCCTGCCACCCTCTGGAACTCACAAAAGCTGGCTTTTATTCCTTTCCCATCCTATGGGGACAGGAGCCTTCAGGActgctggcctggcctggcccacCCTGCTCCTCCAGGTGCTGGGCAGTCACTCTGCTAAGAGTCCCTCCCTGCCACGCCCTGGCAGGACACAGGCACTTTTCCAATGGGCAAGCCCAGTGGAGGCAGGATGGGAGAGCCCCCTGGGTGCTGCTGGGGCCTTGGGGCAGGAGTGAAGCAGAGGTGATGGGGCTGGGCTGAGCCAGGGAGGAAGGACCCAGCTGCACCTAGGAGACACCTTTGTTCTTCAGGCCTGTGGGGGAAGTTCCGggtgcctttattttttattcttttctaaggaaaaaaatgataaaaatctcaAAGCTGATTTTTCTTGTTATAGAAAAACTAATATAAAAGCATTATCCCTATCCCTGCAGCCTGTGGCTATGTCTGTGCTTGCTTCCTGCCAGGTGCTGGCCTGGTGCCGGGTGGAGGGGGCAGGATACAAGCCCCTCAGCGCCCTGGCCAGAACAGCAGACATCAGTGGAAAGTCCAGTTCTCGGGGCCCGCAGAGTAGCTGCACAGGCAGGCATCCTGGGAGAACAGGGCATAGCCTCAGGCGAGGGGGCCTGAGGTGTGTGCAGATGGCCCACTCGGGAATAGTAGGTGAGGCCTGAACCAGCACACGCGGCCTGTGAGCTTGCTGTGCATTCCCAGAGGTGGAGCATCCAAGCAAAGGACCTCATGGGCTTTGGGCCTGTTAAGGGCTCACCTGGAGGGTCATGGGTCACCTTTGCACTGACAGGGTGTTACTAGTGGGTTCTAGAGGAGAGCAGGGGACTGGAGGCAGGCCTGGGAGCTGGAGCAGAGCCGACTTGGGGGCCCAGGTCTCCGCAGACCTTTCCAGGAAAGAGCTAACAGATGCACCCAGTGTGCTTCCCACCCCAGTGGGAGAGCTGCCACCGGGAGGTGGTACCCAGCTCTGAGCTAAGAAGAGCCTCTGATGGGCAGAGCTGCCCCACTGTGGGTTGAGATGCTCGGGAAGTGGTGACCTCCCTGCTGCTGGAGGTGTGTAAGGATGCTCCTGCCAAGTCCACTAAAGAGCAGACTCCTGCCTTGTGCTGGGACAGACTCGATTGCTCAAGGGGTCTTAGAGATGTGACACCTAGAAGGGGCTGCTAAGCTTGTCTGCATGAAGGTGGGATGACCGATTGCATGACATCTGACCTCTCCCAggtgaggaggcctcagggaaggAAGGATGCTCTCGTGGAGGCctgcagcccccagccctgcagtGGGAGGAGGTGTCCTGGGGTCGTGCTCTTCCCAGACTCCTCACACTCCACCCCTgggaggagggtggaaggagTTCAGGAATGGGGCAGTGGGAGCAGGTGCCCTCTTGACGCTGAGTGACCTGGGGGAGGCCTGTCCCCTCCCTGGGCCTTAGTGTCTTCAAGGGCATCATGGTGCAAGCCCCTCCAGACCCCAGAGCTGTATCTTCTCCCCAAGGCATATCTGGAACAGGCTGTGTTGCCAGGGCCCTTCTGTGTGCCCTGCAGGCCTCCTGGAGGCAGCCTGGGGTGTGAGAATGAGGGAGACCATCTGGAAATGTCCCTGGGCACGCCCCTGTCTAAAGCAAAGCATTCACCACGGGGAGCCAGACTGGGAAGGAAATCTGTTTCTTCTTTGGGGACTGATCTCAAGGCCCTGCCTGCAGAGCAGAGCCTAGACCATGGCAGAGAGGTCTGTCCACACTGGACGATGCCCAGCTGCCCTGTGGTTATTGAGACAGGCTCCTGGGTAGGCTAGCTTATACTCTGTCTTCTGCATGTGACAGCTCAGATAGGACTGTCCTTACTGCAGCCACCAGGACAGGCTTCTCTGCACTCTGGCTGCCCATACAGGCCTGTCCACACACTGGCAGCCTAGACAGACCTGTCTACACTCCAGCCAAATGGACAAGCCTGTTAGATTCTGGCCACCTGCATAGGCCCGCCCATATCCTGGCTGCCCAGACAGGCCCGTCTGCACTCTGGCCGCCTGTATTAATTAGCCCAGTAGCTAATATCATATTTGCTGGCTAGCATAAGGTGTTGAAGCCCACaagaagtgaaaaacaaaatacctttATTTAGTTAACACTGAATTTGCAAAcacagaaaggaatagaaaaccTGACTCCACTTGGACGCACAGGCCTTTGGGGAGTTCTGACACCAGGGCCCCATCGGCAGCTCCACCAGAGCATCCTGGCTGCACCTCCTTCCCGGAGTCCTGGCTTGCCTACCTATTCCATGGGAGGTTGGCCTGGATGTGTCAAGGGGGCCTTTCAGCTCTAGTAAAGACATCTGTCTCCACATCCAAGGAGCTTTGCAAAAGACACGTGGCAGGACAGGAGACTGGACGCACTGTGGCCTGGGGAAGGCAGCGGGGCTTGGCCCTGGGCTGCTCCCCTTGGGGAGAACTGTGTGGCTGAGGCCACCTGTTatggggtggggcctgggcctGGACACAGCTGCAGGCTGCCCTGTCCTCCAAGAGGAGAGGCGGGGCTTGAAAGATTTGAGTTAGTGTCTTGACCTTAACGTGAGACCTTGGACAAGTGTTTTCAGCTCTCAGAGCCTCAAGTCTGTCATCCAGAAAGTGGGGCCGGATAACCCCTGCCTGCCGCCCTCACCGGGCTCACACCGGGGAAACTGTCACAGCGGGGCCTCAGGCAATGCCGGGCCCATCACTCCCTAGATGGGGCTCCCCCATGCAGCCTTTCCCTTCTCTGAGATACATTTTCCGTCAAGCGGGGTTAATTCCAGCCTCTCAAGGGTGAGAAGAATGTGTGATCCTGGCCCCTGCCGGCTGCTCAGGAGGGTTGGAGAGTCGAGttcctgcctcaggaccctgCCCCTGGAGGCCTCGCCTGCCCCTGCAGCTCCGCAGGCTCAGACATTGGTCTCCAGCTCACTGATCTGGATGGTGCAGTGGTTCAGACTCGCAGCGGGCAGCTCCTCATCCTGCTCCACTTGAACGGGGACGTGGTGGGGGCAGGTGGGGCCCAGGGTGAGCTCGGAGGCCTCGGCTACACTCTTCACACAGCCATTCTGCTGGGCTGCCACGATCTCCTGGAGGCTCACTGGCTTGGTCTCGCAGGGCAGCAGTTTCTGGTGAAGGGAAACAGGTCTTTGTAGCAGCAGGAGGGACCAAGGTTAGATACGAGGGAGGACTGAGGGCCAGTGGGGCAGAATGAGCTCAGGGCTAGGAACCACAAGATGGATTTTCCTGCAGACACGCTGTGTGACCTCGGCAGGTCACGGCCTCCCTGGGCTCCTGTTCCCAAGCGTCCTGCCTCCCACTGGAGCTGGCTTAGTAGAGGAGGGGACTTAATCCACAGGGTCCATCTGGGGAATTGGTGGATCCCCTGCCTGACCTCAGCTTCTTCCCCATGATGTGGGGACAGCCTTCTCCATTTGCCTGTAGAAGGAGCCTGAAGCCCACACAGCCTGCACAGACCTACAAATGCTCACATGTTGGCTAAACTGGACAGACCATCCCGACACGAGGGCGGGGAATTTTATCATATCTTGTTCTACTGTTCCTCCTGTGTCTATATCAGCGCCAGCCACAgcgggtgctcaataaatagatGTTAGAGGAATCAGTCATTCTGTAACGGATGAGGAGACCGAGGCCCAGAGGCATGGAGGGAGGGATTGGCTGGAGGCTGCCGAGCTGGTTGGTGGAAGATCTGGTGCCCTGCCCACCCTGCGTGGCTCCACCCTCCTGGCAGCCTCTGGATCTCACTGCTCTCACCTCGGTGCCTGTGTCCCGGGCAAAATCCTTCCGACATATATGGGCCATGATCCCCGCTGCCAGCGCATCACCCAGCACGTTAATCATGGTGCGGAAACGGTCCCTGGTGAGCCAAGGTTGGGGGTGAGTGGTGGGCACTTGAAGGGGAGCTGGAAGAGGGCAGTGCTCAACCCAGCACAGTACAGCACGGCCGGTGACCAGCTGTCATGCAAAGCCTGCAGCCAgatggcttcctggctcctcccAAGCCCACCCTTTGGCATCATTGAAGCAGCTTCTTGGCATGCAGCTGTGGGTTCCACAGGTCCCCATGCTTAGAAGGGTTAGGTTTGGTTTAATCCTCTGCTGtttctgtcttgaaattctttataggtttgttttttgtttgtttgtttgtttgttttttgagacagagtcttgctctgtcactcaggctggagtgcagtggcgccatctcggcttactgaaacctccatctcccaggttcaggtaattctcgtgcctcagccacctgaatagctgggattacaggcacatgtcaccagtcccagctaattttttcttttctaatttttagtagagatggggattttactgtgttgcccaggctgggctctggaattcctgggctcaaggaatgctcctgccatggcctctcaaagttctgggacatataggcgtgagtcatcatgcctggcctttacAGTTTTTGGACTGGgttccacattttcatttttgaacaCTGGACCCCACAAATTATGCAGCCAGGCCTGTGCTAATGAGTAGGGCACTCCCACAGTGCCAAGCGGGGCAGTCCCCAGCCTTCTACCCTGGGGAAGGGACTCAGCCGCTCACCCTGATCCCTGCTGACCCTGAAGTCAGCCCCTCCCAGAGGGCTAGAGCTAGAGGCAAAGTCCACTCACAG
Protein-coding regions in this window:
- the PODN gene encoding podocan isoform X2; protein product: MFNGSSNVEVLILSSNFLRHVPKHLPPALYKLHLKNNKLEKIPPGAFSELSSLRELYLQNNYLTDEGLDNETFWKLSSLEYLDLSSNNLSRVPAGLPRSLVLLHLEKNAIRSVDANVLTPIRSLEYLLLHSNQLREQGIHPLAFQGLKRLHTVHLYNNALERVPSGLPRRVRTLMILHNQITGIGREDFATTYFLEELNLSYNRITSPQVHRDAFRKLRLLRSLDLSGNRLHTLPPGLPRNVHVLKVKRNELAALARGALVGMAQLRELYLTSNRLRSRALGPRAWVDLAHLQLLDIAGNQLTEIPEGLPESLEYLYLQNNKISAVPANAFDSTPNLKGIFLRFNKLAVGSVVDSAFRRLKHLQVLDIEGNLEFGDISKDRGRLGKEKEEEEEEEEEEEETR
- the PODN gene encoding podocan isoform X1 → MAQSRVLLLLLLLPPQLHLGPVLAVRAPGFGRSGGHSLSPEENEFAEEEPVLVLSPEEPGPGPAAVSCPRDCACSQEGVVDCGGIDLREFPGDLPEHTNHLSLQNNQLEKIYPEELSRLHRLETLNLQNNRLTSRGLPEKAFEHLTNLNYLYLANNKLTLAPRFLPNALISVDFAANYLTKIYGLTFGQKPNLRSVYLHNNKLADAGLPDNMFNGSSNVEVLILSSNFLRHVPKHLPPALYKLHLKNNKLEKIPPGAFSELSSLRELYLQNNYLTDEGLDNETFWKLSSLEYLDLSSNNLSRVPAGLPRSLVLLHLEKNAIRSVDANVLTPIRSLEYLLLHSNQLREQGIHPLAFQGLKRLHTVHLYNNALERVPSGLPRRVRTLMILHNQITGIGREDFATTYFLEELNLSYNRITSPQVHRDAFRKLRLLRSLDLSGNRLHTLPPGLPRNVHVLKVKRNELAALARGALVGMAQLRELYLTSNRLRSRALGPRAWVDLAHLQLLDIAGNQLTEIPEGLPESLEYLYLQNNKISAVPANAFDSTPNLKGIFLRFNKLAVGSVVDSAFRRLKHLQVLDIEGNLEFGDISKDRGRLGKEKEEEEEEEEEEEETR